From Arcobacter arenosus:
TAAGGAAAAAACTTCCTGAAGATGCAATCACTATTGTAAAAGGTTTAGGGTATTCTTTAAATAAAAATGTTTCATATATATAAAGTATATACACTAACGAAAATTCAATTGAAATAAAAAGCTTAAATTCTTTTTCTATTATTAGTTGTATTAATAATATATTAATAATCTAAATATATAATTCTTTTATATATTTGGAGGTTCTTTATGATTAAAGCAAATAATCTTAAAAAGGTCTATAGAGTCGGTGAATTAGACCTTACTGTAATTGATAACTTATCAATTTCTATAAATGAAGGTGAGTTTATCTCATTTATTGGTCCAAGTGGAAGTGGAAAATCTACAGTTCTAAATATGCTTGGTTGTTTAGATACTCCAACTTTTGGAGATATAGAAATAAATTCTCAGGATATTACTAAATTAAATAAAACTCAATTAGCTAATTTTAGAGGTGAACATATAGGTTTTATATTTCAAAGCTTTAATCTTATCCCTGTACTTACTGTTTATGAAAATATTGAATATCCTTTAATTATGATTCAAAATTTAGCAGAAGAAGAAAGAAAGCTTAGAGTTGAAAAGCTATTAAAAGAAGTAGGAATGTTTGAGCATAAGGATAAAACGCCAGATAAAATTTCTGGTGGTCAAATGCAAAGAGTAGCTATTGCAAGGGCTCTTGTAACAAACCCTAAAATTGTTTTTGCAGATGAACCAACAGCAAATTTAGATAGTAAAACTGCTCATATGATTATTGAATTGATGAAAAAGATTCAAAAAGAACATAATACAACTTTTGTATTTGCAACTCATGATGAAAAGATTGTTGAAAATGTTGATAGATTAATCACTTTAGTTGATGGAAATATCGTTGAAGATGTTTATACTAAAAGAGGCCAACATGAATAATATACTAAAAATATCATATAGAAACCTAAAAAGAAACCATAGACGAACACTATTAACATCAAGTCTTATTACTCTTGGAGTAATATTTGTACTTGTATATATAGCACTTTCTGGAAGTTTTAAATCTTATATGATTGGACAAATTACTGATTCTTCAATGGGACATATTCAAATACATAAAAAAGGATTTGTTGCAAGTGTTGAAAATCTGCCTTTAGATAAAAATTTAAATGAAAAGGCATTAAATTTTATAGAAAAGTATTTAAATGAAAGTAAATATATCGAAAGTTATTCTTATAGAATAAAATTTGGTGGAACTTTTTCAAATTTTGAAAGTACTACAAATATAAGATTAAATGCTATTGATCCAAAAATGGAGTTTGCAACATTGCCTGCACTAAAAGATAGATTAGTAGGTTTTAAAGGATTACAAAAAGGTGAAATCATTGTACCTGATCTTATTGCAAAAGGAATGAAGGTAAAAAATGGCGATCCTATTGTTCTTGTTGCAAATAATAAAAAGGGAAGTGTAAATGGTATCAATTTAAAAGTATCAGGTATGGTTGAAAGAATCAGTGGCCCTGGAGGTAGAGATGGATATATACATTTAGATGATGCTAAAAAAATATTAAGAATTAATGATGTTGAGGTAAGTGAAATTTTAGTTAGGC
This genomic window contains:
- a CDS encoding ABC transporter ATP-binding protein; the encoded protein is MIKANNLKKVYRVGELDLTVIDNLSISINEGEFISFIGPSGSGKSTVLNMLGCLDTPTFGDIEINSQDITKLNKTQLANFRGEHIGFIFQSFNLIPVLTVYENIEYPLIMIQNLAEEERKLRVEKLLKEVGMFEHKDKTPDKISGGQMQRVAIARALVTNPKIVFADEPTANLDSKTAHMIIELMKKIQKEHNTTFVFATHDEKIVENVDRLITLVDGNIVEDVYTKRGQHE
- a CDS encoding ABC transporter permease — its product is MNNILKISYRNLKRNHRRTLLTSSLITLGVIFVLVYIALSGSFKSYMIGQITDSSMGHIQIHKKGFVASVENLPLDKNLNEKALNFIEKYLNESKYIESYSYRIKFGGTFSNFESTTNIRLNAIDPKMEFATLPALKDRLVGFKGLQKGEIIVPDLIAKGMKVKNGDPIVLVANNKKGSVNGINLKVSGMVERISGPGGRDGYIHLDDAKKILRINDVEVSEILVRLKDNNKLKEAVKELNPILEKLNQSGKPAFEIHTWQQLSPFYNIIKMLDIMNIAIQIILISIVLISILNVMIMSVYERIKEIGTISAMGTPPKTIVKLFLTEGLLLGILGAVLGGIISFLIVLGLDMAQITYSFGRESDLILKPILNFSDIVVVGLIVIVISLIASISPAIKASKLDPVEALRTN